The Dermacentor variabilis isolate Ectoservices chromosome 4, ASM5094787v1, whole genome shotgun sequence genome contains the following window.
CGGTCAGCCTACCTTGAGGCCTTCACTGTGCCGTCCATTTGTAGCTCCGCTGGAAGAAGGGGCCATTGCTTGTAATGGTGAAACAAGTGAGCAGTCGATGAGCAGCATGCTCAATCCCAGTGCTGTTGCATACGAGCCAAGATCTATGAGCATACGGGCAAGTGCCGGTCAAGATGAACATGAGCTCACACAAAGAGCTGTCGTTAGAGAGTTTGCTGACAACCAGACACAAGTTGCACCTGAGGTGACGAGCAAGGGAACGTCAACAGTTGATTTAACTGTTGACATTCCACAAGGTTTCGCAACTCGCATAAGGAGCCTTTTGGAGAAGTATCCCACTGGTCTTGACATCGAATCGCTGATGAAAATGTGTGAAGAGAAAATGGGCAGCAGTGTTTACTTTAAGCAGAATAAGCACCCTCTTGAAATGTTGCCAGACATATTATCTTCAGTCTCTTCAGTGTGCATTATGCCCGACTCTGGAGGGAGGTTCAAAGTAATGCTTCCCAACAACGACCAAAAGGAAACGCGAACTGGTGCCCCTGCCCTGCCTGATGATCTCCGATGTGGATTGTTGTCAATTCTGCTCAAAATCCCTCAAGGCCTCGAAGTTTCAGAGCTGCTAGACTTGTACGAAAGCCGTTTTGGTGAGCATCGCCACATCAAAACTCACGGCCAATGCACAAGTGACTTCATTCGCAACATACTGTATGCACTTCCTGGCACAGTTGTGAAAAACCATGGTGATGGGACACACACCGTACAAATGCTCAAAGAGGGTCTGCAACACCCGATGCAGAATGTCGGGCAATCTGTGCCACTCTTCGATGCTGCCGAGTCTGATTCTTCTGTAGTCACGTGTGCTTATCCTGTACAAGAACTACCCAGCTGCTGGACGTTTTCTGTTGCTATTGGGGAAGTGTTCTCGCCATCTGAGTTTTACATCTTAATTACAGAAGGTGATGGACTCAGTCGACTAACAGACTTAATGACTGAGCTAGATGCATTTTACTCCAGCACACCTGCTGATTTTTACTCCGTGAGTATCAGTAATTTGAAGCCAGGCTTCGTTTGTGCTGCTCTGTACACAAGCAATGGACATCCACTCTGGCATCGGGCTGTTGTGCAAAGTGTTCGACTTCGTGAAGTGTTTGTGTCCTACATTGACTACGGCACGGTAATGCCTGTGAAAGTTACTGACATCAGGAGGCTCCGATCTGACTTTCTTGAACTTCCTGCACAGGCAATTAGAGCTTCACTTTCAGGTGTTAAGCCCAAAAACGAACAGGTGTGGCCATCCAACGCTAAGGAACGCTTCTTGGAGCTAGTACAGATGGGAGAGTGTAGCTGCTCTGTCATGAGCAAAGAGCAAGACACCTTAGCTGTAGAGCTAGTGATGTCTCTTGGCAAGATGGAGTACTCACTCAGTGAAGTTTTGATTAACGAAGATTTGGCAGTAAGCACAATGGTGAAAGAAGAAATTGCAGCTGGAAGTTTTATAGAAACATGGACTTTCTCAGAGGGTCACACTGCCGATGTGATCATGTGGAATGGGGGACGTTACATGTCTTCTATGGGTATCTCAAAGCTTTTGGGCTGGAGAGATGACTTGGTGTCAACAAGCCTTTCCAAAAAGGGTATCAGTCTTGTTGGGCCTTTGCTAGAAAAAAAGTGTGATCCAGAGCTTCACCTTGAGGTTTCCCTGAGTGATGGTGTCTTTTATTTCGACAGTGTCCAGTTGTATCACTTGCACAATATTCCAGACATTCTCAGAATCTTGCAACATCCATCAGAGAATTTGAGAAGAGAGCTGGAGAGTAAGGTGGCGAGTTGTACTCTGTCTGATCAACCTGTGATTGTGAATGGAGGCAACAAGAGTGATAATTGGTGCCTCAGCTATGATGATGAGTCTCCGAGCAACACGAATGATGTCAACAAATCGCAAGAGCGAGTTGATCCTTGTGAATATGTGCACAAAAGTAGGACTGAAGATGTTGAAGACAGCGGCAGCTCCCAAGACGTGGCAGCCTTCAGACGAAGCCTTCAGACAAAACTAGCAGAATTGAAGACGAAACGAGCTGCTTTAAGGATGGCAGCATATGAGAACCCTGACTCTGTTGCCACATCTGACCTGCAATTTATTGAAAAAAGGGTTGACTCCTTCAGCAAGGTGCTAAAAGAACTGGACATGAACTCCACCCCGCAAGGCGTGGAGGAGCCTTTCAAGTTGTCCGGTTCTAATTCATCTAATCATTTTAGCAACGTCAGAAGGAATTCTTCGGAAAGTGTTGTAGACAAATTTCAAACTAAGCTAATGGAAGCATTAATGACTTCAAAGCAGAAGTGATGGACTTTACAAATTTTGTGCTACTTTTGTTATGTGGTggagaactttcttttttttttttcattttcttttttagtgTGTCATCTTCAAATTTAGGTTTTCATAAGTCATTGTACAAATCGTGCTGAATGGTTAATAAATCACTTTACTTTCTGACTTGGTTCACATTTGTTCAATAGCTTGATGGAGAGCCAGGAGTGTAGACTCTGCTATTGTAAGTGTAATAGGTATAATTACACTTAGGCCTCCTGCTGCAACTGCTATCCAGTTATTGTAAAATGGGGGGCAAATAAAATGCAGTTGAAACTGTCCTGCCACCGTGACTCAATGGCTATGGGCCTATACTTGCGTGGGCACAAAGttatgggttcgattcccagccaatTTCGTTTGAGACAgaatgcaagaatgcttgtgtAAAGGCACTTTGAATAGTTCAAGGccacaaccccaggtggtcacaaaCGGGATTTTGCCACTACAGTATGTCTTAACCACTGTGTTGCTTTGTGACATATGGATGTGCAAAACAAACATAATTGCAAACAGTCGCTCATTATTTATATGGTTTTGTAGTCAATGTATTTATCTGGCCTGTGCTATATCACTTCTGGTGGCCACAGTTCGAGGTTCAACTATTCGTTTAATGGCACTTTATCACCAACTTGTGCGACAACCATTTCTCAATTTCCTCCATGTAACAATAAATGAATTTCATTTTTCCTTGACATTTGGACTGTTTTGCATCCCTATTTTCATGTTTAATTTTTCATTAAGCCTTTCTGGGGCGATGATTTCTTTAGTAATTGTAATATTTTACAAGGAATATGCAAGACTGAGGAGAACATAGACCAAAGCTAACCTTAAAAATCTTGAGTGCCAGCGGCTCAGTCATTTAATTTGTGCAAACTCAATGCTGCAAATCATTGGTTCTGTCTGAGGTTTAGAAAAAAGTCTACAGGTTGTCACATTCTAAGCTTAGGCCTCAGTGCTGCAACTCTGAAGCCTATCACCTAAGGCCAGCTACGCGACTTTGAGGGAATGCAAACAGCATTCCAATAACTTGTGGCTGTAATTTGAACATCCATTGCTGTGAATTTTGGAATTTGACATGTCACTAGCTACCTACAGTGAAGATTTCATGATATTGCTTCAATATATTAAAGAAAAGGTACACggggaatatttttttcttttacgcacTAGTAGGAACAAAACCAGAGTTTGGACCAGAAAAGGTTGATAGAGTGTAAAGTAGCTATTGCACACTTTGAGCTAACGGGGCTTTCTTGTAGCAATTGCCTATAAAATCACGGTTGATCTGAATATTGGGGTGATACAAATTTTGAAAATGTCCTGGCCAGCATGCATACAGTTTCTAGATGAGTCTAATGGTTCATTGCCTTGTAGTGGGCAGTATGAATTTTCGATCCACTGTCAGATCTCTCTCACTAACGAGAATGTAGCCATAGTGTACATGTGCAAAGTTGGTCAATGAAATCATGGTCGTTCATGAACCTGCCAAAGACCTGCGCAATTGAATAGCACTATGCAGTGAGTACTGGCAGTGCAGGTGAAGAAGCAGGCAAGTGTTGTACAACCCTCAACAACAAGGGCAGAGATGTTTGGAAAGCCATCAAGGACTTCTTCAGTTTAAAgtacgtcagcaggcgtttggtgtgttgcgacaccacggacccgagcacacgagggttggaccctcccgcgtgtagccgtgcgcggcttagccgtgtccggggaaagggggatcctggaggttgagccgatgccaggtgttcggacctttaaggcccctcggcggaggcaacacacctcttgggcctctgcttcacgtagacggcacccccggactgacccacccgggggaaatcggcagtcgccttttcctgtcctcctctccaatcttcgtctttctctctcgtctttttcatctttcctgtcttctcatcacttctcctcacttcctagtttcccggcggcaagggttaaccttgtgtagctggccagccttggttacgctgtatttggttatagcagcgatgtacggctggcgttggcagggtttctatagcaggagctcctgtcacgtccccctgttgggctccatggtgggtggtcggcatcgcggccgaaaacccaactgtacttatggaaaacgcttttcctaaaatccctgatcaccctcagaaacgagggcacaccgaagaggtctttcaatttttcggacgccaagtccacaattttcctcgttttcatgtcatccacgcagaaaaaccagctaaacaagtacgaacaatctccccgttccttgtgtctaagtctcttaccgaagtttttggcccaggatataaggtgtcgaggatggctagcggtgacctcctcttggagctccgcgacctgaaacaatttgagaaacttcctaaactagtatcatttggggagacccaagtagtagtaaccccgcaccgcacgatgaatacctcccgcggcattgtctccgacgatgatttgctggagctcactgaggctgagctgttggagggcttcagtgaacaaaatgccataaatgtcaaaagaatcaagatgaggcgagacggtaaagaaattgcgaccaaacacataatactcaccttcaattcaagtgtcctgcccgagtcaatcgaggccgggtacccaTCTTTCGGGTCTGGAAGCAGCATCCTAATGTGGTACACGTAATGGGGATGTCCCCACATTCTCTCCTTACCCCACATTGTTACACATGCCAATGCTCCTCCTGTCTGTGCCTTACACCACGACAAGCTGGACTGCACCACAAGAAGGCCTGTGCCTAACTCTGGCTCCTCCTCGTGTGCCAGGTCAGCCATATCTAGCGGGTGATGGCATCCATCGCAAGTCCACCACTGCTGAGCGCAACCTCCACAAGCAGAGACGACTTGGCCTAGAGTCGTCATGCAATGAAGTTTTGTTCTTCATACAACATCAATGACCGCTTTATCTGTGCAGCATACATAATTGAATCGAACATGTGCTTTTCCAATATGTCTGTGTTCAGTGATCGAAGGCTAGCGTGCCTGAGAAATGGTAATATGCTTTGTGTGTTTGCCTAACTTTTCAGCCTTCATAAATATTTACTGACATGGCAGTGCAGTGGGAGTGAGCATCAATCaaaggtaccgtatttacacgattgtaggtcgactcgaatgtaagtcgaccctccCATATCGCGCGTGATATGGGAAAAAAAGAAGGGTATGCCCGCAGGCAcattccataacgaaaatttattagtagctggcatggtcactggactactcttcacttgtgccatcgtCTTCACTAGTGATGCTATCGTCATTGCTGCTATGGTCCCACAGAACGTCTTCGTCCAACGAAATTCCGCATTTGCATACATACGTGAATCCACGCCGAACGCACCCAACCACACACAGCCGTCGGGGAGGCTTTTTTCACAtgtccggttggcgtaagttcgtggtcttctgccgccagccactcgtactcaagGGGGAGCAGGTCCctaaaaggcgaagatccagaCTGGTCTCATGACTACGTCGTACGTCACTGGCAGGGACTGATCATGCATTTCAATAATGTACACCGCAAGCTTGGCCTCCAGCCccagaaagcgtccagacttcggcccgCGGAAACCTCTTCGCTTGCCGTCAcaagtgaaaattttgcttcgctgcagtcaccactctcgcaccacccattaaGAAACATCATGGCGTTTTCTATCCAATTTAAACTCTGGCAGCAAATAATATCTTAATTTGAAAGTAAACATTTATGCATATGGAGAAAAATGTACAGAACATCGAATCTTCAGAACACATCGAGAGCCTTTTTGAAATATTTTAAACATCATTTAAAGTAATTTAAGTATGAGAAACTGAGCAACTACCTCTTTCACTACCTTTACTTGGCAACACCAGAAGACGGCGACTATACTACGTTCATCGACCTGCAGTGTTGGCCAGTCCTAAAAGGCATGTAACAGGAGTAGCCCCGCCCTCCTTGAGGTTTATAGTTATCCTGATAACATATATGGAAACATAACTAAGAATGCTGTGAAACTGGCCTATCTCCTTGGAAGCACCTATATGTTTGGACAGGTGATTTCTTTGATGACTGACCCTGCAGACACTTTTGACGGCAAAAACTGCCCTTCCACAAGCAAAAATATTTCCTGTTGATGTGCGGCTCCCAGATAGGTTGGTTCTGACCACGGTGTAGGAATATTGAATAATATTCCTACACTGTGGTTCCGAGTCACATTGGTTTCGAGTTTTGCAGCCCTGTTCTAAAATGTTTTGGGAGGTATGGAAGAGAGCTTTGCCCTGCAGGTCAGTTGTCTGTTGAATAAATGCTTGCTGCATCCTGGAGCGAAGTGTAGTTGGTGAAGAAAATTGACTCTTTTGGACAGCCGATCTTTGTTGCTGTGACTTGATCTGGCCAACAGCTAGACTGGTGCATCTGGCATTTGAAAAGGAGTTTAGTGCGACACACTTCTTGGCAAGAGTGAATGGCCAATTAAGGGTGACTTAATTCCATCCCTTAATTGACCTGTTCCCCCAGACTATCATATGTAATGCAGAAGTCGCAGTTCCGACCGAAacgcgaagcattgattgcgatagcaaattgttaGACAGCTATAGAAGTAAGGTTTGTCGTTTTGTGAACTGCATAAATTTACTGCTGTAAACGTTCGGTTAACATgcacgttgtcacgcgcgcacaggcaaatcACTCGATGACGGCGGCCACTCGCTATCGACACtcgaacgctggcgtgatgaagagcggcagcaacggcgagcgaattgaccttcgtactacctctcgtttcaacgcgaactaggcgcgcgagaaagcgcacacgaagccatcagctatcagGTTCACAAGCCTTCGAACCCACGTACTGCATAGAATGCCTCCAAGATAGGACGCGCGCGGTCGCGCTCAGCCAccgcagctggagtagaagaGCTGTGCACTAACTTCTGCTCCTATTGCAATTGGtcacaattagaaaaaaaactaATGCTACCTTGAGTATTTGACAGTCGTGTGCAAAACTCCCCCGGGCCACCGCCGCGCCCTGCGTAATGTCATGCTACAGTTTCTGCCAAGTCTGACAACAGATGTGGACTAATGAGGGAGTAATTAGTCTTGCTGCAAATTTTAGCGGGCGTTGTATGAAGTTTTTACAAGCGTTGGTTTATATACCCATCCACGGCCATAAGTGCCCAAACCAGTGCCTAGAATATACCCAAACTACAAGTAGGCGATCATCATCATGCTATCGTTGCAACGTTGCTTGCGTGTTGTTTGGATCACGTGCGTACGATTTTCTCTTTGAACCTATGATAGTGGCACCAACTTTTGACATAAATAAGCGAAAACGCAGAAGCTACTTGAAGCAGCAGAATGTCGCTTTAGCGTCTGCGAGTAGCCAACTCTATCAACTAGCAAGAAAATAATTGAAATATGTCTACGTTGCATGGTTTTTTCGAAGCAACAGTTGAGCAATACCCATCGAGGACTGCTGTGGTGTACGATGATGGCAACAAGAAGTCTCATCAGACGTATTTGGAGTTGTCGCGGCGCTCAGAAGAGCTCTCTGCGTTAATCAACAGGCACGGCATTTCACATGCTACGGTAGCGTGTCTATGTGATACTACAGCCAACGCTGTGGATCTCATTCTAGGGTATGTGTGCAGTGTCAACATTCGTGTCGCCCACAATCTGTGCCCCatattttgcagcgaagctgttaaagggaCTTCCAACATCATCTTCGTGCGACAGCGTGTATGGTATCAAATGTCAATTAAGGAAATGGCAGCAACGTAGCCTGCATCAGAACCCAGAATTTGCTTTGAATTACCCGAATAGACAATAATTTATTTGCCTGTTTATCTTAGCCAGTAATacataatttttgtttttcacatCGCTTTTAACCGGTTACACTTTGGAGATCAGCTAGGAGGGACCCAAACCGACAAATATTTTGTGGATATTGCGTCTGGGCTCTGGGCCTTTTGGCTTAGATCAATAATAGTTTGGGTGGTACTCCAGTAACCTCAGCATTCGTGTTCCCACGTGACAAACGTCCCGTTAACGTCTCATCGGCGTTGGTATTAAAGTCCACGAGCCTGCCTAGGATCTCGCCCATTGCTAATCTAGTGGCCCTCTGCCCTCGACGCTCCCCAAGGAGCACTGTTTTACATTCTTAGGATGTGAGAACTcccttatacagcttcgctgtacgtcATTTGAGTTGCTCGGATCGGCAAGGCTTTTTTTCCTCCCCCAGGGTACTCAAGGCTTCCTGTGCATTTGCTTTCCTGAGGTCCGAGTGTCCTGAAAAGTACATTAAAGCACTTGTGGATACAACAACTCCACTTTATTTAGTTGCAGAGAAATCACTGTATGATAAGGTACGAAATCCCACTTTCTTGTCATTCCCAACTTGGCACGTGACTGTAATACCTGTGCACCATGCGTTTGCACATGCAGTATGTGCCTGTCACAAGGACACTGTCGAGTCTGTGATGATGAGACTTATATAAATCAAGTGCTGCTACATATATGTCACTACAAGGTGCACTTCGATCCTCTACAGAAAGATCGAAGTTCACTTTAACTAAGATTTGATCCAATTAAAAAAGCCCAATGTAGATTGACCTTAATGAAGTTAAAAATATCCTGTCTGACAGGAGCATTATATTTGTCGCCTCCATTTTAACAATCTTATACATACCTGTGCAATATCAGAAAAATGAAGTACAGCTGCTGGTAGAATTTATTGCCAATGCTGCCAGCATGTTCTCCCACCAGTGTCTTCCTTGATCCTAATGGTGTACCCCCTGAGCAATAGTATATGAACCAGAGATTTCATAATAACGTCGGTTTTCTTCTTCATCTGTGAATGTAACTTAAGGACTGCATTCTAAACTTGGAATTGCGAATTTTTCACTGCGCTCATCATTTTCAGTTTGTGCGCCTGTAATACAAATAAATTCAGTTTTTTGGGGAGCGTATGTTCTGTATACTTTTGCTAACTGGTATACATTCTCCATGATAACCTGCCATTTGCTTCCTGTGTGCTTTTTACTCACTTCTGCATCATCAGTATGAAAAGAGTAATTGAAATCCATTATGATTATAGAAAGTCTTTTTGTTGCTTTTGCAGTGCAGCCTTGCGACGATTGATGAGTGGTCTGTGCTCGATGCTTTGTGGGACAGCAAATTTATATTTGCTAGTTATTTTCACGATGCAAGAGCACATATTGAAGAGCCAACATTGCTGGAGCCACAAATGGCTTACACCATGTTCACATCAGGAACAACTGGTGAACCAAAGGTGGTCAGGGTTCCCCATGAATGTGCCTTGCTGAATGTCCAACACTTACGGTAATTATGAGTACAGTAATAGTTTTTCCATGTTTCATGTGTGCACTGTGCAACACAGAAATATTACTGGTAAACAAACTTTTTACAAGCATCATTTTCTGTGAGTGATAAAAGTTTGCGTACATGTTATCACATCTGTTTCAACATTTTGGCAAGCATCACCGTGTTCTTTATCATATCACACTGTGCGTGAGTTTTTGGCTGGCTCTTAGAATAACCTGTAAAGCAATAACAGATTCGGTTAATGTGTACTGTCAAAATTTTCTGTAGTCAAGTGTTCTTAATATTATTGAACACCTCAGCAGCCTCATTCAGTTCACTGCTTATCATAAGTGAGGTTCGTTCAAGGTATttatgtgtcatcatcatcatcatcaccctggttatgcccactgcagggcaaaggcctctcccatacttctccaacaaccccggtcatgtactaattgtggtcgtgccgtccctgcaaacttcttaatcccatccgcccacctaactttctgccgccccctgctacgcttcccttcccttggaatccagtccgtaacctttaatgaccatcggttatcttccctcctcattacatgtcctgcccatgcctatttctttttcttgatttcaactaagacgtcattaactcgtgtttgttccctcatccaatctgctcttttcttatcccttaacgttacacctatcaatcttctttccatagctcgttgcgtcgtcctcaatttaagtagaaccctttttgtaagcctccagatttctgccccatacgtgagtactggtaagacacagctggttatatacttttctcttgagggataatggcaacctgctgttcatgatctgagaatgcctgtcaagtgcaccccagcccattcttattctgattatttcagtctcatgatccggatccacggtcactacctgccctaagtagatgtattcccttaccacttccagtgcctcgctacctatcctaaactgctgttctcttccgagactgttaaacattactttagttttctgcagattaatttttagacccacccttctgctttgcctctccaggtcagagagcatgcattgcaattggtcccctgagttactaagcaaggcaatattgtcagcgaatcgcaagttactaaggtattctccattaactcttatccccaattcttcccactccaggtctctgaatacctcctgtaaacacactgtgaatagcattggagagatcgtatctccctgcctgacgcctttctttattgggattttgttgctttctttatggaggactacggtggctgtggagccactatagatatctttcagtatttttacatatggctcgtctaccccctgattccgtaatgcctccatgacttctgatgtttctactgaatcaaacgctttttcgtaatcaatgaaagctatatatataagggttggttatattccgcacatttctctatcacctgattgatagtgtgaatatggtctattgttgagtagcctttacggaatcctgcctggtcctttggttgacggaactctaaggtgttcctgattctatttgcgattaccttagtaaatactttgtaggcaacggacagtaagctgattggtctataatttttcaggtctttggcgtcccctttcttatggattaggattatgctagcgttcttctaagattccggtacgctcgaggtcatgaggcattgcgcatacagggtggccagtttctctagaacaatctgcgcaccattcttcaacaaatctgctgttacctgatcctccccagctgccttccccctttgcatatctcctaaggctttctttacttcttccggcgttaccttcgggatttcgaattcctctagactattttctcttccattatcgtcgtgggtgccactggtactgtataaatctctatagaactcctcagccacttgaactatctcatccatattagtaatgatattgccggctttgtctcttaacgcatacatctgattcttgccaattcctagtttcttcttcactgtttttaggcttcctccgctcctgagagcatgttcaattctatccatattatacttccttatgtcagctgtcttacgcttgttgattaacttcgaaagttctgccagttctattctagctgtagggttagatgctttcatacattggcgtttcttgatcagatctttcgtctcctgcgatagtttgctggtatcctgcctaacggagttaccaccgacttccattgcacactccttaatgatgcccacaagattgtcgttcattgcttcaacactaaggtcctcttcctgagttaaagctgaatacctgttctgtagcttgatctggaattcctctattttccctcttaccgctaactcattgatcggcttcttatgtaccagtttcttccattccctcctcaggtctaggctaattcgagttcttaccatcctatggtcactgcagcacaccttgccgagcacgtccacatcttgtatgatgccagggttagcgcagagtatgaggtctatttcatttctagtcttgccgttcgggctcctccacatccactttcagctatcctgcttgcggaagaaggtattcattctccgcatattattctgttccgcaaactctactaataactctcccctgctattcctagagcctatgccatattcccccactgacgtgtctccagcctgcctcttgcctaccttggcattgaagtcgcccaccagtatagtgtattttgactttacccatcgctgattccacgtcttcataaaagctttcgacttcctggtcatcatgactggatgtaggggcgtagacctgtacaaccttcattttgtacctcttattaagtttcacaccaagacctgccaccctctcgttaatgccatagaattcctgtatgttaccagctatattcttattaatcaggaatccgactcctagttctcgtctctccgctaagccccggtagcacaggacgtgcccgctttttagcactgtat
Protein-coding sequences here:
- the LOC142578765 gene encoding uncharacterized protein LOC142578765, coding for MAEDLEAVKVVISSILIAHKGPMTISELEKEFKSFEDRPVPYQKFGCTNVRQFLNKISDTVIVTRSYTGEDVIQAKAKQEVQHIERMVKQQKPSTTKAKVRHVMHKPPVRGKYVPRGMYRGRGGGRSFGGRDYSTTVMTSQKLCEPSGSRATPSTPDSHNETTSTSTASNDAAQRRGVSRLHYSLLRSSGLLNSTATNYPIHVDTKHHVEADAPNQSTQCVKHERIPYMPLSVSHNENCREITNIAQHERCTDDSSGQASGSKSDSVKRNLNYMPCNSLVQQWTAQNCVTSSMYQPFYQQTLPIQGVSIPPGQPTLRPSLCRPFVAPLEEGAIACNGETSEQSMSSMLNPSAVAYEPRSMSIRASAGQDEHELTQRAVVREFADNQTQVAPEVTSKGTSTVDLTVDIPQGFATRIRSLLEKYPTGLDIESLMKMCEEKMGSSVYFKQNKHPLEMLPDILSSVSSVCIMPDSGGRFKVMLPNNDQKETRTGAPALPDDLRCGLLSILLKIPQGLEVSELLDLYESRFGEHRHIKTHGQCTSDFIRNILYALPGTVVKNHGDGTHTVQMLKEGLQHPMQNVGQSVPLFDAAESDSSVVTCAYPVQELPSCWTFSVAIGEVFSPSEFYILITEGDGLSRLTDLMTELDAFYSSTPADFYSVSISNLKPGFVCAALYTSNGHPLWHRAVVQSVRLREVFVSYIDYGTVMPVKVTDIRRLRSDFLELPAQAIRASLSGVKPKNEQVWPSNAKERFLELVQMGECSCSVMSKEQDTLAVELVMSLGKMEYSLSEVLINEDLAVSTMVKEEIAAGSFIETWTFSEGHTADVIMWNGGRYMSSMGISKLLGWRDDLVSTSLSKKGISLVGPLLEKKCDPELHLEVSLSDGVFYFDSVQLYHLHNIPDILRILQHPSENLRRELESKVASCTLSDQPVIVNGGNKSDNWCLSYDDESPSNTNDVNKSQERVDPCEYVHKSRTEDVEDSGSSQDVAAFRRSLQTKLAELKTKRAALRMAAYENPDSVATSDLQFIEKRVDSFSKVLKELDMNSTPQGVEEPFKLSGSNSSNHFSNVRRNSSESVVDKFQTKLMEALMTSKQK